One Desulfobulbus propionicus DSM 2032 DNA segment encodes these proteins:
- a CDS encoding YdbH domain-containing protein has translation MRVIRVLVIPLLVVLLTLLAFRLAWMERLVPTALSWVGIQQARLDLHSWNWQEIRIDSLHLALDHAPGPVSITVTDAVLRYRLADLLRGQLAEVTATTVAISLPTAGVERNQSFAGGTPDPKSLVDALHLRHLPARQLHLPRLSVDFGPLASTNPLVLSVTLRSSDNESRLNIVTVGKEKTPPLAVDLHRTEAGLNGSLFLDWQRLREFLPPSMTAALPDQGRIEATLRSTADSPLRLACSLSGLCHQWFSAENLSFHMISAQPLSARSLTVAPASRLTARAVQGQGFAVAALEAGLGGSLAMDGDGLRLHLAPPAPWSVSGLTMGSLRLAPLHLANLALHLELDRSGLRAVCTLTPPGGRGTLRAECTQAGEDTRKGQCTVRSEGLQMDADRNPLALLVEPKLPLALHQGTLTFSLQGRWQPGAPLALDLELDGKVARGTAFAAPFSGLVVQQRLHLLPALRSITAGLVQLDKLEGPIPVDQLTMHTRFTAPAGGQAPVVAIERADAALFNGKIRLANCVYDRGNPDTACLVRLDDLDLQPIVALQKVDGLTVTGRVSGQLPLRFSPQGVRIHQGRVENIGSGLIRYHPAGNTLEGSPLTVYARNALEELHYQRLTAHIDYLPDGTLTVALHLQGQNPKLEGGRAVHLNLNTEQNLLSLLKSLQYSHSLSSELDRTIRQHR, from the coding sequence ATGCGCGTGATCCGTGTTCTCGTCATCCCCCTGCTGGTCGTCCTGCTGACCCTGCTCGCCTTTCGCCTCGCCTGGATGGAACGGCTTGTCCCGACGGCGTTGAGCTGGGTGGGCATTCAGCAGGCGCGCCTGGACCTGCACAGCTGGAACTGGCAGGAAATACGCATCGACAGCCTGCATCTGGCCCTCGACCACGCACCCGGCCCGGTGTCGATCACCGTTACCGACGCGGTGCTGCGCTATCGGCTTGCCGACCTGCTGCGCGGGCAGCTCGCCGAGGTCACCGCCACCACGGTCGCCATTTCCCTGCCGACGGCCGGTGTCGAGCGGAACCAATCGTTTGCCGGCGGAACGCCTGATCCGAAATCCCTCGTCGATGCGCTCCACCTGCGTCATCTGCCGGCACGGCAACTGCATCTTCCACGGCTGTCGGTCGATTTTGGCCCCTTGGCCTCCACCAACCCGTTGGTTCTGTCCGTGACGCTGCGCAGCAGCGACAACGAAAGCCGCCTGAACATCGTCACTGTGGGCAAGGAAAAAACGCCTCCCCTTGCCGTGGACCTGCACCGCACCGAGGCAGGACTCAACGGCTCGCTTTTCCTCGATTGGCAGCGACTCCGGGAGTTCCTGCCTCCATCAATGACCGCCGCCCTGCCCGATCAAGGCAGGATCGAGGCCACCCTGCGGTCCACCGCCGACAGCCCCCTGCGTCTGGCATGTTCGCTCTCCGGGCTCTGCCATCAATGGTTCAGCGCCGAGAACCTTTCCTTCCACATGATCAGCGCTCAGCCGCTGTCCGCCCGTTCCCTGACCGTTGCCCCCGCCTCCCGGCTGACGGCACGCGCTGTCCAGGGGCAGGGCTTTGCCGTGGCCGCCCTTGAGGCGGGCCTCGGCGGTTCGCTCGCCATGGACGGCGACGGTCTGCGCCTGCACCTTGCCCCTCCTGCCCCCTGGAGCGTCAGCGGACTGACGATGGGATCCCTCCGCCTGGCCCCGCTCCACCTCGCCAATCTTGCCCTGCATCTGGAGCTGGATCGGTCCGGGCTGCGGGCCGTTTGCACCCTGACGCCGCCCGGCGGCCGCGGAACGCTGCGCGCCGAATGCACACAAGCAGGCGAAGACACGCGCAAGGGACAGTGCACGGTGCGGAGTGAAGGCCTGCAAATGGATGCGGACCGCAATCCGCTCGCCCTGCTCGTCGAACCGAAGCTGCCTCTTGCCCTCCACCAGGGAACGCTGACTTTTTCCCTCCAAGGCCGGTGGCAGCCAGGAGCCCCCCTTGCCCTCGATCTGGAACTTGACGGCAAGGTGGCGCGGGGAACCGCGTTTGCGGCGCCTTTCTCGGGCCTGGTTGTGCAACAACGGCTGCATCTGCTGCCAGCACTACGTTCGATCACCGCTGGCCTGGTGCAGTTGGACAAGCTGGAGGGCCCGATCCCGGTCGACCAGCTCACCATGCACACCCGGTTCACGGCCCCTGCGGGCGGTCAGGCCCCCGTGGTGGCCATCGAACGGGCCGATGCGGCGCTCTTCAACGGCAAGATTCGTTTGGCAAACTGTGTCTATGACCGCGGCAATCCGGACACGGCATGCCTGGTGCGTTTGGACGATCTTGACCTCCAGCCGATCGTCGCCCTGCAAAAGGTTGACGGCCTGACCGTCACCGGCCGGGTGAGCGGTCAACTGCCGCTGCGGTTCTCGCCCCAAGGGGTCCGCATTCACCAGGGCCGAGTGGAAAACATCGGCAGCGGTCTCATTCGCTATCATCCCGCAGGCAACACCCTCGAAGGCTCCCCGCTCACCGTGTATGCCCGCAACGCCTTGGAGGAACTGCACTACCAACGGCTGACCGCCCACATCGATTATCTGCCTGACGGAACCCTCACCGTGGCCCTGCATCTCCAGGGGCAGAACCCGAAACTGGAGGGAGGAAGGGCGGTGCACCTCAACCTCAACACCGAGCAGAATCTGCTTTCTCTCCTCAAAAGTCTTCAGTATAGTCACTCCTTGTCCTCGGAGCTCGACCGGACCATCCGGCAGCACCGATAA
- a CDS encoding YdbL family protein encodes MKRWIMTVLFLLLCGQTALALDLQTAKAQGLVGETPSGYLAQVQSGNGETAQLVHSINAQRKQEYEKIAQRNKTSLQAVEQLAGQQAMDKTPGGQYILVNGTWTKK; translated from the coding sequence ATGAAACGATGGATCATGACCGTGCTTTTTCTGTTGCTGTGCGGCCAAACCGCCCTTGCGCTCGATTTGCAGACGGCCAAGGCCCAAGGCCTGGTCGGCGAAACCCCCAGCGGTTATCTGGCCCAGGTACAGAGCGGCAACGGAGAGACAGCCCAACTGGTGCATTCCATCAATGCTCAGCGCAAACAGGAGTACGAAAAAATCGCCCAGCGCAACAAGACGTCCCTGCAGGCGGTCGAACAGCTGGCCGGCCAGCAGGCCATGGACAAGACGCCGGGCGGCCAATATATCCTGGTCAACGGCACCTGGACCAAGAAATAA
- a CDS encoding YnbE family lipoprotein has product MSRHLALLALAAFAFSACSPTVTVAPPDKPITINLNVKIEHEIRVKVEKELESVINPESGLF; this is encoded by the coding sequence ATGTCCCGACACCTGGCCTTGCTTGCGCTGGCGGCCTTCGCCTTTTCCGCCTGCTCTCCGACGGTAACGGTGGCTCCGCCCGACAAGCCAATCACCATCAACCTGAACGTCAAGATCGAACACGAGATCCGCGTCAAGGTGGAAAAGGAGCTGGAGAGCGTCATCAACCCGGAAAGCGGGCTGTTTTAA
- the aas gene encoding bifunctional acyl-ACP--phospholipid O-acyltransferase/long-chain-fatty-acid--ACP ligase, producing the protein MMRSIVIVVLRGLCRLLFRVDIQGAAAGFNADRLLVVANHESLLDGLLLGLFIPINPVFVVHTAVANKPFFRLILSLVDYLAVDPTNPMAMKQVVRLLEAGRPVVIFPEGRITTTGSLMKVYDGPAFVAARTGATILPVRLDGPSRSYFSRLSGKYPKVLFPRIRLTILPTTTIPLPSAPTAKLRRRLAGEAMRRLMQEMVFSCRPAQTLFAALCDAAEIFGRNRRLLEDVRQIEYSYNDLLKMALLLSRQVERMTAVGERVGLLLPNMAPTLGLLLGLTARRRIPAMLNYTAGLDALRAACTAAEIRTVLTSRAFVAQAKLADKLAGLHGVQLVYLEDLKANTRLADTLWLLAYAIHAPRSHALPASPEDPAVILFTSGSEGMPKGVVLSHRALLANIAQVRAVIDFSVDDKVLNAMPIFHSFGLTAGTLLPILTGASLFLYPTPLHYRVIPELAYDRNCTVLFGTSTFLNNYAHHAHPYDFYRLRYVVAGAEKLSEAVRSLWFEKFGIRIFEGYGTTETAPVLAVNTPMAYRTGTVGTLLPGIEARLVAVAGVERGGILHVRGPNLMSGYLKADRPGVLQPPSSELGEGWYATGDVVEIDSEGFVRIVGRMKRFAKIAGEMISLEVVERLAVAASPTCSHAAVSQPDAAKGEALVLFTTDPALSRDQLSTAARELGVAELAVPRTIRPVESLPLMGTGKVDHLALQRLAASA; encoded by the coding sequence ATGATGCGCTCGATTGTGATCGTTGTTCTCCGCGGCCTGTGCCGCCTGCTGTTCCGGGTCGATATCCAAGGAGCAGCCGCCGGATTCAACGCCGACCGGCTGCTGGTGGTCGCCAACCACGAGTCCCTGCTCGATGGCCTGCTGCTTGGCCTGTTCATCCCGATCAATCCAGTGTTCGTGGTCCATACCGCCGTGGCCAACAAACCTTTCTTCCGTCTCATCCTCTCCCTAGTCGATTATCTGGCCGTGGACCCGACCAACCCCATGGCCATGAAACAGGTGGTCCGCTTGCTGGAGGCCGGCCGCCCGGTGGTGATCTTCCCCGAGGGGCGGATCACCACCACCGGCAGCCTGATGAAGGTCTACGACGGTCCGGCCTTTGTCGCCGCGCGGACCGGAGCCACCATTCTGCCGGTGCGGCTGGACGGTCCGTCGCGCAGCTACTTCTCCCGCCTGTCCGGCAAATATCCCAAGGTCCTCTTTCCCCGCATCCGCCTCACCATCCTGCCGACCACGACCATTCCCCTGCCTTCGGCACCGACCGCCAAACTGCGCCGCCGTCTGGCCGGCGAGGCCATGCGCCGCCTGATGCAGGAGATGGTCTTTTCTTGCCGGCCGGCCCAGACCCTGTTTGCCGCCTTGTGCGACGCCGCCGAGATCTTTGGCCGCAACCGGCGGCTGCTCGAGGATGTCCGTCAAATCGAATACTCCTACAACGACCTGCTCAAGATGGCCCTGCTCCTCAGCCGGCAGGTCGAGCGGATGACCGCGGTCGGGGAGCGGGTCGGCCTGCTGCTGCCCAACATGGCGCCAACGCTTGGCCTGCTGCTCGGCCTGACCGCCCGCCGCCGCATCCCAGCCATGCTCAACTACACCGCTGGTCTCGACGCCCTCCGGGCCGCCTGCACTGCCGCCGAAATCCGCACCGTACTCACCTCGCGCGCCTTTGTCGCCCAGGCCAAGCTGGCCGACAAGCTGGCCGGTCTGCACGGGGTGCAGTTGGTCTATCTGGAGGATCTCAAGGCCAACACCCGTCTGGCCGACACCCTGTGGCTGCTCGCCTACGCGATCCATGCGCCCCGATCCCATGCTCTGCCCGCTTCGCCGGAAGATCCGGCGGTGATCCTCTTTACCTCGGGCTCCGAGGGTATGCCCAAGGGGGTGGTTCTGTCCCACCGGGCCCTCCTGGCCAACATCGCCCAGGTGCGAGCGGTGATCGATTTTTCCGTGGACGACAAGGTGCTCAACGCCATGCCGATCTTCCACTCCTTTGGCCTCACCGCCGGCACCCTGCTGCCGATACTCACCGGAGCGAGCCTCTTTCTCTATCCAACGCCGCTGCACTACCGGGTCATTCCCGAATTGGCCTATGATCGCAACTGCACCGTGCTATTCGGCACATCCACCTTCCTCAACAACTACGCCCACCACGCCCATCCCTATGATTTCTACCGGTTGCGCTATGTGGTGGCCGGGGCGGAGAAACTCTCCGAAGCGGTGCGCAGCCTGTGGTTCGAAAAATTCGGCATCCGCATCTTCGAGGGCTACGGGACCACCGAAACCGCCCCGGTGCTGGCGGTGAACACGCCCATGGCCTACCGCACCGGCACGGTCGGCACCCTGCTGCCCGGCATCGAGGCCCGCCTGGTCGCTGTTGCCGGCGTCGAGCGGGGTGGCATCCTCCACGTACGCGGTCCGAACCTGATGAGCGGCTACCTCAAGGCCGACCGGCCCGGAGTGCTGCAGCCGCCGTCCTCCGAACTGGGCGAGGGCTGGTATGCAACCGGCGATGTGGTGGAGATCGATAGCGAGGGGTTTGTGCGCATTGTCGGCCGCATGAAGCGTTTTGCCAAGATCGCCGGCGAGATGATCAGCCTGGAGGTGGTGGAGCGATTGGCCGTGGCCGCCTCCCCGACCTGCAGCCATGCGGCCGTGAGCCAACCGGATGCCGCCAAGGGCGAAGCCCTGGTGCTCTTCACCACCGACCCGGCGCTCAGCCGCGACCAGTTGAGCACAGCGGCCAGGGAACTGGGTGTTGCCGAACTGGCCGTGCCACGCACCATCCGGCCGGTCGAATCGCTGCCTCTAATGGGCACCGGCAAGGTCGATCACCTCGCCCTGCAACGGTTGGCGGCATCTGCCTGA
- a CDS encoding MFS transporter, translating into MSSQFGLLKTPRFLPFFITQFLGAFNDNLFKNALIVLLTFQAASWTSLKAEILANLAAGIFILPFFLFSATAGQLADKHDKATLARLVKVLEMAIMAVAAAGFWLHSLPLLLGALFLLGCHSTLFGPVKYAILPQHLHEDELVGGNALIEAGTFVAILIGTLTGGLLAGAVTHPVWVAAGGLLVAFVGYLSSRGIPTAPPPAPELRVNPNPITETWRNIAFARENRTVFLSILGISWFWLYGALFLAQFPAYAKNVLGGAESTVTLLLAIFTIGIGIGSLLCERLSGKRVEIGLVPFGSIGLTLFGLDLALASPAGPIAGAPLGLGMLLGQWSTWRILVDLVLIGMFGGFFIVPLYALVQVRSATEHRARIIAANNILNALFMVVGAVAAGALLGAGMTIPWLFAVAAVCNAVVALYIYGLIPEFLLRFLAWLLVHGAYRLEKRGIDHIPVEGPAVLVCNHVSLVDVLVIMAASPRPVRFLLDERFFRLPILGSLLRRSGAIGADLSDAHSASLVRVQEEAAATLAAGNLVALFPEVTHTPDGHLQPFRPIVTPIVARIPAPVIPMALQGLWGSFFSRIEGRALGRPFRRGLLSRIAIVIGAPLTADEATPERLRQAVQDLRGECR; encoded by the coding sequence ATGAGTTCACAATTCGGTTTGCTCAAGACCCCGCGTTTCCTGCCCTTCTTCATCACCCAGTTTCTCGGCGCCTTCAACGACAACCTGTTCAAGAACGCCCTGATCGTGCTGCTCACCTTCCAGGCGGCCAGTTGGACCAGCCTCAAGGCCGAGATCCTGGCCAACCTGGCGGCGGGCATCTTCATCCTGCCCTTTTTCCTCTTCTCCGCCACCGCCGGTCAGTTGGCGGACAAGCACGACAAGGCCACCCTCGCCCGGCTGGTCAAGGTGCTGGAGATGGCGATCATGGCCGTGGCCGCCGCCGGCTTCTGGCTGCACAGCCTCCCCCTGCTGCTCGGGGCCCTGTTTCTGCTCGGCTGCCATTCCACCCTGTTCGGGCCGGTCAAGTACGCCATCCTGCCCCAGCACCTCCATGAGGACGAGCTGGTCGGCGGCAACGCCCTGATCGAGGCCGGCACCTTTGTCGCCATCCTCATCGGCACCCTGACCGGTGGCCTGTTGGCCGGTGCGGTCACCCACCCGGTGTGGGTCGCCGCTGGGGGCTTGCTGGTGGCCTTTGTCGGTTACCTGAGCAGCCGGGGGATCCCCACCGCACCACCGCCGGCCCCGGAGCTGCGCGTCAATCCCAATCCGATCACCGAAACCTGGCGCAACATTGCCTTTGCCCGCGAAAACCGCACCGTGTTCCTCTCCATCCTGGGTATCTCCTGGTTCTGGCTCTACGGCGCCCTGTTCCTGGCCCAGTTTCCGGCCTATGCCAAGAATGTGCTCGGTGGCGCGGAATCCACGGTCACCCTGCTGCTGGCCATCTTCACCATCGGTATCGGCATCGGCTCGCTGCTGTGCGAACGGCTGTCCGGCAAACGGGTGGAGATCGGACTGGTGCCCTTTGGTTCCATCGGCCTGACCCTGTTCGGCCTGGATCTGGCCCTGGCCTCTCCCGCCGGGCCGATTGCCGGTGCTCCGCTCGGTCTGGGAATGCTGCTCGGTCAGTGGTCCACCTGGCGAATCCTGGTGGATCTGGTGCTGATCGGCATGTTCGGCGGCTTTTTCATCGTCCCCCTCTATGCCCTGGTGCAGGTGCGCAGCGCGACTGAACATCGAGCGCGGATCATCGCCGCCAACAATATCCTCAACGCCCTGTTCATGGTGGTGGGAGCCGTGGCCGCCGGTGCCCTGCTGGGCGCGGGCATGACCATTCCCTGGCTGTTTGCCGTGGCAGCGGTGTGCAACGCCGTGGTCGCCCTCTATATCTACGGCCTGATCCCCGAGTTCCTCCTCCGCTTCCTCGCCTGGCTGCTGGTGCACGGTGCCTATCGGCTGGAGAAGCGGGGCATCGACCATATTCCCGTGGAGGGGCCGGCGGTGCTGGTGTGCAACCATGTCAGTCTGGTGGACGTGTTGGTGATCATGGCCGCCTCGCCACGGCCGGTCCGCTTTTTGCTCGACGAACGCTTCTTCCGCCTGCCGATCCTCGGCAGTCTACTGCGCCGCAGCGGTGCCATCGGCGCGGACCTGAGCGATGCGCACTCCGCCTCCCTGGTGCGAGTCCAGGAGGAGGCCGCCGCCACCCTGGCCGCGGGCAACCTGGTGGCCCTGTTCCCGGAGGTGACCCACACACCGGACGGCCACCTGCAACCCTTCCGCCCGATCGTCACGCCCATCGTTGCCCGCATCCCGGCACCGGTCATTCCCATGGCGCTGCAGGGCTTGTGGGGCAGCTTCTTTTCCCGGATCGAGGGGAGGGCCTTGGGCCGCCCTTTCCGCCGGGGGCTGCTGTCACGCATCGCGATAGTGATTGGAGCGCCATTGACCGCTGACGAGGCCACGCCCGAGCGGCTGCGACAGGCGGTGCAGGATTTGCGAGGAGAATGTCGTTGA
- a CDS encoding CHASE2 domain-containing protein, with product MSKRLAAPVLALLLLGLFQLGGLRPGLSNDGLDLLFRLRGPQPPDQRIVLIGIDEPSLRRLGAWPFARRLHAQLLDRLRQAKAVGFDLLFPEPSADDSLFNQALAQGSPVVLAVAHERDGRLARPAPTLDGSRGLGHIETQLAGDGIVRRVNLDSLGDVAPFSLALLQAAAITSPLPVPVGPQIINFHGPEESFLFLSYHEVLSGRYPPAFFRDRLVLVGARAVGLGDSHITAFTRELPTPGVEIQATIVSNLLQQAFIRPLPLVAWLLIGLIGLLAVLVWPDCGERVNLVVNLALAAAIFLLALFLFRQACFVDYPLVLLFLFLAYPIHLLLQLLRAASRILLQARRLDRELDAGLRLVAGTIPAPYLRTAHRANPLTASAIQRHLDRLQTAVHALGLQHHFLEQLLKEELPPLILWEQASGHALFANSAFVRLWQDCTGAGQPLPSHPRFLETIAGSQATENDLPPFRDPGTFEVLGPGGRRFYQVELHPLLAPKTGFHGLLAVLQDITGIKELERVKDEVVAIVSHELRLPLTTILGYGELLSDALSGDHQLYAREICGQSRRLQRMIEDFLDIARLESGRTQVRRFPFPPGRMLEDAIAAVGDRARRKAIAIVLNQPRRTTPLVGDESLLLQALINLLDNAIKFSPAQTTVTVDLEEQPACFLFRIADQGPGIAVEDRARIFDKFQRGRQAATAEGFGLGLHLVRQIVERHQGRIEVLEAVAGAIFQIVLPKRETAAHPEEAESCA from the coding sequence GTGAGCAAGCGATTGGCCGCGCCGGTGCTGGCGCTGCTGCTCCTGGGCCTGTTCCAGCTGGGCGGCCTGCGCCCAGGCCTGAGCAACGACGGACTCGACCTGCTGTTCAGGCTGCGCGGTCCGCAGCCACCGGACCAACGCATCGTCCTCATCGGTATCGATGAACCCAGCCTGCGCCGGCTGGGGGCTTGGCCCTTTGCCCGCCGTCTCCATGCCCAACTGCTCGACCGTCTCCGCCAAGCCAAGGCCGTGGGCTTTGATCTGCTCTTTCCCGAACCGTCAGCAGACGACAGCCTCTTCAACCAGGCCCTCGCCCAGGGATCGCCGGTGGTCCTGGCCGTGGCCCATGAACGCGATGGCCGCCTGGCGCGGCCTGCTCCCACCCTCGACGGCTCCAGGGGCCTCGGCCATATCGAAACCCAGCTGGCCGGTGACGGCATCGTCCGCCGGGTCAATCTGGACAGCCTGGGAGATGTTGCCCCCTTTTCCCTTGCCCTGCTGCAAGCCGCGGCGATCACCTCGCCGCTGCCCGTACCTGTGGGCCCACAGATCATCAACTTCCACGGTCCGGAAGAGAGTTTTCTCTTCCTGTCCTACCACGAGGTTCTCAGCGGTCGCTATCCGCCGGCATTCTTCCGCGACCGCCTGGTGCTGGTCGGCGCTCGGGCCGTCGGCCTGGGCGACAGCCACATCACCGCTTTTACCAGGGAGCTGCCCACGCCGGGGGTCGAGATCCAGGCCACCATTGTCAGCAACTTGTTGCAACAGGCCTTCATTCGTCCCCTGCCGCTGGTCGCGTGGCTGCTGATCGGCCTGATCGGCCTGCTGGCGGTGCTGGTCTGGCCCGACTGCGGCGAACGGGTCAACCTCGTGGTCAACCTCGCACTGGCGGCAGCCATTTTCCTCCTGGCCCTGTTCCTCTTCCGTCAGGCCTGCTTTGTCGACTATCCGCTGGTCCTGCTCTTTCTCTTCCTGGCCTACCCCATTCACCTGCTCCTCCAGTTGCTCCGAGCCGCGAGCCGTATCCTCCTCCAGGCACGGCGGCTTGACCGTGAGCTCGATGCCGGCCTGCGCCTGGTGGCCGGCACCATTCCCGCCCCCTATCTGCGCACCGCCCACCGGGCCAACCCGCTCACCGCTTCCGCCATCCAACGTCATCTCGACCGGCTGCAGACGGCGGTGCATGCCCTCGGTCTGCAACACCACTTTCTCGAACAGTTGCTCAAGGAGGAATTGCCGCCGCTGATTCTGTGGGAACAGGCAAGCGGCCACGCCCTGTTCGCCAACAGCGCCTTTGTCCGCCTCTGGCAGGACTGCACTGGAGCGGGCCAGCCCCTGCCGTCGCACCCTCGTTTTCTCGAAACGATCGCCGGTTCCCAGGCCACGGAAAACGATCTGCCTCCATTTCGCGACCCAGGCACCTTCGAGGTGCTCGGCCCCGGCGGCCGACGGTTCTACCAGGTCGAGCTGCATCCCCTGCTGGCACCCAAGACCGGTTTTCACGGCCTGCTGGCGGTGCTGCAGGACATCACGGGGATCAAGGAACTGGAGCGAGTCAAGGACGAGGTGGTGGCCATTGTCTCCCACGAGCTGAGACTTCCGCTGACCACCATCCTGGGCTATGGCGAGCTGCTCAGCGACGCGCTCAGCGGCGATCATCAGTTGTACGCCCGCGAGATCTGCGGCCAGTCGCGGCGGCTGCAACGGATGATCGAGGATTTTCTCGATATCGCCCGCCTGGAAAGCGGCCGCACCCAGGTCCGCCGCTTTCCCTTTCCGCCCGGGCGGATGCTGGAGGACGCCATCGCCGCCGTGGGGGATCGGGCGCGGCGCAAAGCCATCGCCATTGTGCTCAACCAGCCCCGCCGGACCACGCCCCTGGTCGGTGACGAATCCCTGCTTCTTCAGGCCCTCATCAACCTGCTGGACAACGCGATCAAATTCAGTCCCGCGCAGACCACCGTCACCGTCGACCTGGAAGAGCAGCCCGCCTGCTTCCTCTTCCGGATCGCCGATCAGGGGCCGGGCATTGCCGTTGAAGATCGGGCGCGGATCTTCGACAAGTTCCAGCGTGGCCGCCAGGCCGCCACCGCCGAAGGCTTTGGCCTCGGGCTCCATCTGGTCCGCCAAATCGTCGAACGTCATCAGGGACGGATCGAGGTGCTGGAGGCCGTCGCAGGCGCGATCTTCCAGATTGTGCTGCCCAAGCGGGAGACCGCCGCTCATCCGGAGGAAGCCGAATCATGCGCGTGA
- a CDS encoding ArsR/SmtB family transcription factor gives MKTNYTRTLPDAWKPMSRVFTALGDEHRQRILLLFDQGERLNVGQIAEVSTLSRSTVSHHLKILREAEVLASEKIGKEVWYWINCPYLETVLTNVLDYIRLIK, from the coding sequence ATGAAAACCAACTACACCCGCACCCTGCCCGATGCCTGGAAACCGATGTCCCGGGTGTTCACCGCCCTGGGCGACGAGCACCGTCAGCGCATCCTCCTGTTGTTTGACCAGGGCGAACGGCTCAACGTGGGCCAGATCGCCGAGGTGTCCACGCTCTCCCGCTCCACCGTCTCCCACCACCTCAAGATCCTCCGCGAGGCCGAGGTGCTGGCCTCGGAGAAAATCGGCAAGGAGGTCTGGTACTGGATCAACTGCCCCTATCTGGAAACAGTGCTGACCAACGTGCTGGACTACATCCGCCTGATCAAATAA
- a CDS encoding ABC1 kinase family protein: protein MFSIRKLGAIGRTYRHLNRYHRILRVLFKYGFNDLVDRLHIDQYLESGLQMINRKPREQIARLSRPERLRLVFEELGPTFIKLGQLLSTRPDLIPADFLDELAKLQDDIAAFGIDEVQAIIKEELGRAPEEIFHYFDTEPLAAASIGQVHRARMDNGAEVVVKVQRPGIENVIAVDLEILAHIAELMEQYLEEVQGHQPMAIVHEFARSLSREIDFSIELANIQRFARQFEGNPAIHVPLVYPELSTDRILVMEYVIGIKSSKVHLLREQGYDLPLIAERGANLVMEQIFVHGFFHADPHPGNVFVLPDNVLCFIDFGQMGRLSLKDREDFTDLVLDLVAGNEQQVVSGVLKVTVQLGEVDRENLGRDLGSLMDMYLYRPLEDLEAAKILQDLLDLVSRHKLSFKPSLYLMMKALSTVEGVGLMLDPKLELIRLAKPFMRKIRLGRMQPGRIAEELSHTGTSYLQLLRDLPDELRTILSQLRSGRMRLEFEHRGLKSLDSTLDRVSNRISFAIVLAALIVGSSLIVLSDIPPHWHSIPVIGLLGFLFAGVMGFWLLLSIIRHGRM from the coding sequence ATGTTCAGTATCCGCAAGCTCGGCGCCATCGGCCGGACCTACCGCCACCTCAACCGCTATCACCGCATCCTGCGGGTGCTGTTCAAGTACGGCTTCAATGATCTGGTTGACCGTCTGCACATCGACCAGTACCTGGAGTCCGGACTGCAGATGATCAACCGCAAGCCGCGCGAGCAGATCGCGCGGCTGTCCCGGCCGGAGCGGCTGCGGCTGGTCTTCGAGGAGTTGGGGCCAACCTTTATCAAACTCGGCCAACTGCTCTCCACCCGGCCCGACTTGATTCCCGCCGATTTCCTTGACGAATTGGCCAAGCTCCAGGATGATATCGCCGCTTTCGGCATCGACGAGGTGCAGGCGATCATCAAGGAGGAACTGGGGCGGGCGCCGGAGGAGATTTTCCATTATTTCGACACCGAGCCCTTGGCCGCGGCCTCCATTGGCCAGGTACACCGGGCGCGCATGGACAACGGCGCCGAGGTGGTGGTCAAGGTACAACGGCCCGGGATCGAAAACGTCATCGCCGTGGATCTGGAGATCCTGGCCCACATCGCCGAGCTGATGGAGCAGTACCTGGAGGAGGTCCAGGGGCATCAGCCCATGGCCATTGTCCACGAGTTTGCCCGCAGCCTCAGCCGGGAGATCGATTTTTCCATCGAACTGGCCAACATCCAGCGCTTTGCCCGCCAGTTCGAGGGCAACCCGGCCATCCATGTGCCCTTGGTCTATCCAGAGCTGAGCACCGATCGCATTCTGGTGATGGAATATGTGATCGGCATCAAGTCATCCAAAGTGCATCTGCTGCGCGAGCAGGGCTATGACCTGCCGTTGATCGCCGAGCGCGGGGCCAATCTGGTGATGGAGCAGATCTTTGTCCACGGTTTTTTCCACGCCGATCCCCATCCGGGCAACGTGTTTGTCCTGCCGGACAATGTGCTCTGCTTTATTGACTTCGGGCAGATGGGGCGGCTGTCACTCAAGGATCGAGAGGATTTCACCGACCTGGTGCTCGACTTGGTGGCCGGCAACGAGCAGCAGGTGGTCAGCGGCGTGCTCAAGGTGACGGTGCAACTGGGCGAGGTCGACCGGGAAAATCTGGGCCGCGATCTGGGCAGTCTGATGGACATGTACCTCTATCGGCCGCTGGAGGATCTAGAGGCCGCCAAGATTCTTCAGGATCTGCTCGACCTGGTATCACGGCACAAACTCTCCTTCAAGCCAAGCCTCTATCTGATGATGAAGGCCCTGAGCACGGTGGAGGGGGTGGGGTTGATGCTCGACCCCAAGCTCGAACTGATCCGCCTGGCCAAACCGTTCATGCGCAAGATCCGGTTGGGGCGGATGCAGCCCGGACGGATCGCCGAGGAACTGTCCCACACCGGCACCTCTTACCTGCAGCTGCTGCGCGACCTGCCCGACGAGCTCCGCACCATCCTCTCCCAGCTGCGCAGCGGCCGGATGCGGCTGGAGTTCGAGCACCGGGGACTGAAGTCCTTGGACTCCACCCTGGACCGGGTGTCCAACCGGATCAGCTTTGCCATTGTTCTGGCCGCCCTCATTGTCGGCAGTTCGCTGATCGTCCTCTCCGACATCCCCCCCCACTGGCACAGCATTCCGGTCATCGGCCTGCTCGGTTTTCTGTTCGCCGGCGTCATGGGGTTCTGGCTGCTGCTCTCGATTATCCGCCACGGCCGGATGTAA